CTGAAGACCGACGTGACGGTCCGGCCGAGCACCGTGTCGGTGGCCGACGAGGTCGTCGTCGCGGCTGTCGCGCGGAGCCTGCGCCAGCGGGACGTGGCGGTGCGCATCGCGTCGTGCACGACGATCCCCGACAACGAGGTCACCCAGGCGTTGGCGACCCTCGCCACGACCCGCGACCGGGTTGCCGACGAGGTAGCCTCGTTCACCGCCCAGCACCTGCGAGGAGGACGTGCGGCGGAGGTCACGCGGCAACGCGGTGTCCTGGCGGGCCTGGTGAAGGCCCACGACGACCGGCTGGACAGCGGCGAGGACCGGGCCGAGCTGCAGGCGAGGATCACCGCGCTGGAGGAGTGGCTCGCCGCCCACGAACCCGACGTGGACCGGGCCCGCGCGGCGGCCGACACGGCGACCGTGCTGGGGACGCGGGTCGATGCGTTCCTGCACGAGGCCGACACGGCCGGTTCGGCGGGGCTGACCCCCATGGCCGCGGCCGCGCTGCTCCACGAGGCCACGCGGGACGGCTCGACCACCGACATCCTCGTGCTGGACAGCACCGTCGCCGTCGGGGAGAGCGTGTGGAAGGAGCAGTGGAGGGGTGATCAGGCGACCCACATCGGTGGCCTCGGGGTCAGCTGGATGCTGATCGGCGCCGACGGCCTGCTCCGGTCCTCCGGCGAGCACACCGCCGCCCGGTCGGTCACCGTCACGCTCGGCGAACCCCTCCACTGGCGCTGACCCGGTCGTCCCTCCGCCGGGCTGGCGGGTGACGGGGGGTGGGCGTGGCGGCTGCGAGACTGACCGCCATGAGCACCCGCAGTCGAGTCGCCAACGCCGCCTACTCCGTCACCATGGGCGGGCCCCGCATCAAGCCCCCACAGGAGGAGGAGTTGCGGCGCGCCCTCGGCGGTCGGACCGTTCTCGTCACGGGCGCGTCGGCGGGGATCGGTCGGGCGCTGGCGCTGCAGTGTGGTCGGGCGGGGGCCACCGTCGCCCTGGTCGCCCGTCGGGAGGACGCGCTGGCCGAGCTTGCGGAGGAGATCCGCGCCGACGGCGGGACGGCGACCGTGCATGCGTGTGACCTGTCGGACCTGGAGGCGCTGGATGCGGTGGCGGAGGAGGTGCTGGCCGCGCACGGGCGCGTCGACGTGCTGGTGAACAACGCGGCCCGGTCGATCCGTCGGCGGGTGACGGACTCCTTCGACCGGTTCCACGACGTCGAGCGGACCGTGCAGCTCAACTACCTGGCGCCGGTCCGGCTGATGCACCGGGTCCTCCCGGGGATGCTCGAGGCGGGGGCCGGGCACATCGTGAACTGCCTGACGCTGGGAGTGCTGGCGACCCCGCCGAAGTTCGCGGCGTACCTGGGCAGCAAGGCGGCGCTGGATGCGTACAGCCGGTCGGTGGCGGCGGAGCTGGTGGAGGAGGGGATCCGCGTGACGTCGGCGTACCTGCCGTTGGTACGGACCGAGATGATCGCCCCGACGGCCAGCTACGAGGGAGTGCCGGCCCTGACGGCGGAGCAGGCCGCCAACATGCTGGCCAGCGCCATGGTCGACCGCCCGCGTCGGCTGGCGCCGCCCGCGGGGCTGCTGCTGGACGCGGCGAGGATCGTGGCGCCGACGTCGCTGCTGACCACGGGCCGGGCGCTACAGCGTCGGTTCGCCGGCTCGCACTAGCGTGGCGGGATGCCCACCACCCCGGAGTCCGCGTCGCCCCTGACCATCGCCGTGCCGTTGTGGCAGGGCTCGTCCGTCGCCGACGCCAACACGGT
Above is a window of Euzebya rosea DNA encoding:
- a CDS encoding SDR family NAD(P)-dependent oxidoreductase, producing MSTRSRVANAAYSVTMGGPRIKPPQEEELRRALGGRTVLVTGASAGIGRALALQCGRAGATVALVARREDALAELAEEIRADGGTATVHACDLSDLEALDAVAEEVLAAHGRVDVLVNNAARSIRRRVTDSFDRFHDVERTVQLNYLAPVRLMHRVLPGMLEAGAGHIVNCLTLGVLATPPKFAAYLGSKAALDAYSRSVAAELVEEGIRVTSAYLPLVRTEMIAPTASYEGVPALTAEQAANMLASAMVDRPRRLAPPAGLLLDAARIVAPTSLLTTGRALQRRFAGSH